A single window of Asticcacaulis sp. AND118 DNA harbors:
- a CDS encoding TonB-dependent siderophore receptor — MTKTIWMNGSVSVIAMIAALGSGVNAQDRVAETGDVTEVVVTGVARKANKLDTSISVSAIQVEEMQKFAPRSTAEVFRNIPGIRSESTGGEGNANIAVRGLPVASGGAKFLQLQEDGLPVMEFGDIAFGNADIFLRTDLTAGRVEAIRGGTASTLASNSPGGVINIISRTGAKEGGTLQLTQGLDFDQTRGDFEFGGALSDKIDFHIGGFYRTGEGPRRAGYTANQGGQIKANLTRKFDNGFLRLGVKYLNDKSIGYLPMPMKVTGTNGDPKWSSSPGLDAKSDTIHSVYFMQDAGLDGRNNRSVTNVRDGMAPKSLVFNGEANFELGGGWTLVDKFRFAQTEANFISPFPASVGTSSEIVSAINSAMGTAGTRLVVANGPDAGSTYAGQAMIMHTFNVRLNSLDNSANDLKLQKSFDAMGTNLSLTFGLYNSSQTINMDWVWNSYAMEVAGDNARLLNLYAGTTNLSQNGLFAYGVPVWGNCCTRHYDVQYDIVAPYVIASGEWGKLTLEASVRQDEGKARGVYAASTQMANFDVNGDGVISNPEKSVSFINYAAAKPVNYDWSYTSYSVGANYRATDNLSYFARLSKGARANADRLLFGKVRDDGSVSREDAIDFVKQTEAGVKYRKGALSLYATAFAAETEEQNFEATSQKFFDRVYEAKGVELEGAYRIGGLSLSGGATYTKAEITKDAISPASVGKRPRRQAEWVFQFTPSYRVDEVEFGANFVGTTDAYAQDDNQLVMPGYVQTNLFADYDLTPALTLSLNVNNAFDVLGVTEVEEGSIVANTTNYVRARAINGRTSTISLKYRF, encoded by the coding sequence ATGACCAAGACGATCTGGATGAACGGCAGTGTGTCTGTAATCGCAATGATTGCGGCGTTGGGTTCCGGCGTAAATGCTCAGGATAGGGTGGCTGAGACTGGCGACGTGACCGAAGTTGTTGTCACCGGGGTGGCGCGTAAGGCCAACAAGCTGGATACTTCCATCTCCGTGAGCGCGATTCAGGTGGAAGAGATGCAGAAGTTTGCACCGCGTTCTACCGCCGAAGTCTTCCGCAACATTCCCGGCATACGGTCGGAATCGACCGGTGGTGAGGGCAACGCCAATATCGCGGTGCGTGGCCTGCCTGTGGCCTCGGGCGGCGCGAAATTCCTGCAACTCCAGGAAGACGGTCTGCCCGTTATGGAGTTCGGCGACATCGCGTTTGGCAATGCCGATATTTTCCTTCGCACCGACCTGACCGCGGGCCGAGTGGAAGCCATCCGTGGCGGTACCGCTTCGACCCTCGCCTCCAATTCCCCTGGTGGCGTCATCAATATCATCTCCAGGACGGGGGCGAAGGAGGGCGGGACGCTGCAACTTACCCAAGGTCTCGACTTCGATCAGACGCGGGGTGATTTTGAGTTCGGAGGCGCGCTTTCCGACAAGATCGATTTCCATATCGGTGGTTTCTACCGCACCGGTGAGGGACCTCGCCGCGCGGGTTACACGGCCAATCAGGGCGGCCAGATCAAGGCCAACCTCACGCGCAAGTTCGACAACGGCTTTCTGCGCCTCGGCGTCAAGTATCTGAACGACAAGTCGATCGGCTATCTACCTATGCCGATGAAGGTGACAGGAACGAATGGCGACCCGAAGTGGTCGTCGTCGCCAGGTCTTGATGCCAAGTCGGACACGATTCATTCGGTCTACTTCATGCAGGATGCCGGGCTCGATGGACGTAACAACCGGTCGGTGACCAATGTTCGGGACGGTATGGCGCCCAAGAGCCTCGTCTTCAACGGCGAAGCCAATTTTGAGCTGGGCGGTGGCTGGACCCTCGTCGACAAATTCCGCTTCGCCCAGACCGAAGCCAACTTTATCTCGCCGTTTCCAGCGAGCGTCGGCACCTCGTCCGAAATCGTTTCAGCCATCAACAGTGCGATGGGGACGGCAGGGACACGCCTGGTCGTCGCCAACGGGCCTGACGCGGGCTCGACCTACGCCGGTCAGGCGATGATCATGCATACATTCAACGTTCGACTGAACAGTCTCGATAACTCTGCCAATGACCTGAAATTGCAGAAGTCTTTCGATGCGATGGGCACGAACCTAAGCCTGACCTTCGGTCTTTACAATTCGTCTCAGACCATCAATATGGACTGGGTGTGGAACAGCTATGCGATGGAAGTGGCCGGCGACAACGCGCGCCTGCTCAACCTCTACGCCGGGACGACCAATCTCTCGCAGAACGGCTTGTTCGCTTATGGCGTGCCGGTGTGGGGCAATTGCTGCACCCGTCACTACGATGTTCAGTACGACATCGTCGCCCCTTACGTGATTGCCAGCGGCGAATGGGGCAAGCTGACCCTCGAAGCGTCGGTACGCCAAGACGAGGGCAAGGCGCGCGGCGTCTACGCGGCATCGACGCAGATGGCCAATTTCGACGTCAATGGCGACGGCGTTATTTCCAACCCGGAAAAGAGCGTCTCCTTCATCAATTACGCCGCGGCCAAGCCGGTGAATTACGACTGGAGCTATACGTCCTATTCAGTAGGCGCCAACTACCGCGCGACGGACAACCTGTCGTACTTTGCCCGCCTGTCAAAGGGTGCGCGCGCCAATGCCGACCGATTGCTGTTCGGGAAGGTGCGGGACGATGGTTCAGTGTCGCGTGAGGACGCGATTGACTTCGTAAAGCAAACCGAAGCCGGCGTAAAATACCGCAAGGGGGCGCTCAGCCTCTACGCAACGGCCTTTGCCGCAGAAACCGAGGAACAGAATTTCGAAGCGACGTCGCAGAAGTTCTTTGATCGCGTCTATGAAGCCAAGGGTGTCGAATTGGAAGGCGCTTATCGCATTGGCGGCTTGAGCCTGAGCGGCGGCGCGACCTACACCAAGGCGGAAATTACCAAAGACGCTATAAGCCCGGCCTCCGTCGGTAAGCGTCCGCGCCGCCAGGCCGAATGGGTATTTCAGTTCACGCCGTCCTACCGGGTGGACGAGGTTGAGTTCGGCGCAAACTTTGTCGGCACAACCGATGCGTATGCCCAGGATGATAACCAGCTGGTCATGCCGGGTTACGTTCAGACAAACCTGTTTGCCGATTATGACCTGACGCCGGCGCTCACGCTCTCGCTGAATGTCAACAACGCTTTCGATGTCTTAGGCGTGACCGAGGTGGAAGAGGGTTCCATCGTCGCCAACACGACCAACTATGTCCGTGCGCGGGCTATCAACGGGCGCACCTCTACGATTAGCCTCAAGTATCGCTTCTAA
- a CDS encoding alpha-amylase family glycosyl hydrolase, whose translation MADTLNLAADVSQTPLWRQAAAGLREIYGKDARLESCLTDLMQRVNDARRARPQALIDQDLSRRDNPNWFLRPGRPAYCTYIDRYAGTLEGTRNRLDYLEALKVGLFHPLPLLKPRDGDSDGGFAVADYREVDPRLGTMSDLRILAEKLRARDMSLVLDMVCNHTAKEHPWAQRMLAGDPGFADFYIVLDNRSEVDEWEAHLQDVFPDTAPGSFTYDACAGGYVWTTFYPFQWDLNYANPRVFVEMADCLFFLANAGVEGFRLDSTAYLWKRKGTISRNLPQTHLILQALRALLTLVAPSTFLLAEAIESQASVLPFFGTPEAQECDLAYNNGVMTALWGALADGRADILETTLSRAADKPVHGHWLNYVRCHDDIIWLALSDTAEAERLQHWSKFYAGGNSFAKGEAFQAPDGFPASTCGMAASLCGGAGDPHMADRLRLLYGITYALEGIPLLYMGDEIALENFEAYREDSALREETRWLHRPVMDWEKADRRNLASSMECEMFDFHVGLGEHLRNLSFKPGQTARTDSDGKVLIVERPLANGRFVCVANLSDTPISHATAGRLLVGSDASTLPAYGLRWEVHEDEN comes from the coding sequence ATGGCCGACACACTGAACCTTGCCGCCGATGTCTCCCAAACGCCGCTCTGGCGGCAGGCTGCGGCGGGCCTGCGGGAAATTTACGGTAAGGATGCACGGCTTGAATCGTGCCTGACCGATTTGATGCAAAGGGTAAATGACGCGCGCCGGGCACGTCCTCAGGCGCTCATCGATCAAGACCTGAGTCGGCGGGATAATCCAAATTGGTTCCTGCGCCCTGGTCGCCCGGCCTACTGCACCTATATCGACCGTTACGCCGGGACGCTGGAAGGCACAAGGAACCGCCTCGACTATCTGGAAGCGTTGAAGGTCGGGCTCTTCCATCCGCTTCCGCTGCTAAAACCTCGAGACGGCGACTCTGACGGCGGTTTTGCCGTGGCCGATTACCGCGAAGTCGACCCCCGTCTGGGCACGATGTCGGACCTTCGCATCCTGGCGGAGAAATTACGCGCGCGCGACATGTCGCTGGTTCTCGACATGGTCTGCAATCATACCGCCAAAGAGCACCCCTGGGCGCAGCGTATGCTGGCCGGTGACCCGGGCTTCGCCGACTTCTACATCGTCCTCGACAACCGATCTGAGGTCGATGAATGGGAAGCCCACCTTCAGGACGTCTTTCCCGACACCGCGCCTGGCAGCTTCACGTACGACGCCTGCGCCGGAGGCTATGTCTGGACGACCTTTTACCCGTTTCAGTGGGATCTGAATTACGCCAACCCTCGTGTGTTCGTCGAAATGGCGGACTGCCTGTTCTTTCTCGCCAATGCGGGCGTGGAAGGTTTCCGCTTGGATTCGACGGCGTACCTTTGGAAACGTAAAGGCACGATCAGCCGAAACCTACCGCAAACGCACCTTATCCTTCAGGCCCTGCGCGCTCTGCTTACTCTGGTTGCGCCATCGACCTTCCTGCTCGCCGAAGCCATTGAATCCCAGGCTTCAGTTCTGCCCTTCTTCGGGACGCCTGAGGCCCAGGAGTGCGATCTGGCCTACAATAACGGGGTGATGACCGCCCTCTGGGGGGCGCTGGCTGATGGACGGGCCGACATTCTCGAAACCACCCTTTCACGGGCCGCGGACAAACCCGTGCATGGACACTGGCTAAACTATGTCCGTTGCCATGATGATATTATCTGGCTGGCGCTATCAGATACGGCTGAGGCCGAGCGGTTACAGCACTGGTCTAAATTCTACGCCGGCGGCAACTCCTTTGCCAAAGGCGAAGCGTTTCAGGCGCCGGATGGCTTCCCCGCTTCGACATGCGGGATGGCCGCCAGTCTGTGCGGCGGCGCGGGCGATCCGCACATGGCTGACCGGCTCCGCCTTCTTTATGGTATAACCTACGCATTGGAAGGCATTCCGCTACTGTACATGGGGGATGAAATCGCTTTGGAGAACTTCGAAGCCTACCGTGAGGATTCGGCGCTTAGGGAAGAGACACGCTGGCTGCACCGGCCGGTTATGGATTGGGAAAAGGCGGATCGTCGAAATCTTGCATCATCCATGGAATGTGAGATGTTCGACTTCCATGTCGGGCTTGGCGAGCACCTGCGTAATCTAAGCTTCAAACCGGGCCAAACGGCGCGCACAGATAGCGACGGGAAGGTTCTGATCGTGGAACGCCCGCTGGCAAACGGCCGGTTCGTTTGCGTGGCGAACCTGAGCGACACTCCCATATCCCACGCAACGGCAGGCCGTCTCCTGGTTGGATCGGACGCGTCGACCCTGCCCGCCTACGGCCTGCGCTGGGAAGTTCACGAGGATGAAAATTGA
- a CDS encoding ROK family protein, whose amino-acid sequence MSPFAAIEVGGTKINVAIGSAPDDLTIVRIPTRAPEETWPEVMHALTDLGKTRPFSAIGIASFGPIDLNPDSATYGHFRKTPKPGWTGFDLITPLTAAYPDLPIGLDTDVNGAALGERRWGGAKDLDTFVYVTVGTGLGVGLVVGEEPVHGLLHPEAGHIRVRRHPQDTYSGHCPFHGDCCEGLSCGPAIEARTGQKAETLPPDHPNWAIVGDYLGQLFCNLTLITSAQRILVGGGVGLNDAVLRGARQTCHALLGGYIEALETNDKFETYIQAAHLGDRAGVLGALELARRALSLESENSVQHRCSK is encoded by the coding sequence TTGAGCCCGTTCGCAGCCATTGAAGTCGGCGGCACCAAAATCAATGTCGCCATCGGGTCCGCCCCGGACGATCTGACGATTGTACGCATTCCGACACGCGCCCCTGAGGAAACGTGGCCGGAAGTGATGCATGCACTGACCGACCTTGGAAAAACGCGCCCCTTCAGCGCTATCGGGATTGCCAGCTTTGGCCCCATTGACCTTAACCCGGACAGCGCCACCTACGGTCACTTTCGCAAGACGCCAAAGCCCGGATGGACGGGCTTCGACCTGATTACCCCCCTGACGGCGGCCTATCCAGACTTGCCCATAGGCCTTGATACCGATGTGAACGGTGCGGCCTTGGGTGAAAGGCGGTGGGGCGGCGCAAAAGACCTCGACACCTTTGTTTATGTCACGGTCGGCACAGGTTTAGGCGTAGGCCTCGTCGTGGGCGAAGAACCCGTACACGGTCTTTTGCACCCGGAAGCGGGCCACATCCGTGTCAGGCGACACCCGCAAGATACCTATTCAGGCCACTGTCCCTTCCACGGCGATTGCTGCGAGGGCCTGAGTTGCGGCCCGGCTATCGAAGCGCGTACGGGTCAAAAGGCCGAGACCCTGCCCCCCGATCATCCCAACTGGGCCATCGTCGGCGATTATCTTGGCCAGCTATTCTGCAACCTCACCCTGATCACATCGGCTCAGCGCATTCTGGTAGGTGGCGGCGTGGGACTGAACGATGCAGTGCTTCGCGGAGCCCGTCAAACATGCCATGCCTTGCTCGGCGGCTATATCGAAGCTCTCGAAACAAACGATAAGTTCGAGACCTACATACAGGCCGCGCATCTGGGAGACCGCGCCGGTGTGCTCGGCGCACTGGAACTGGCAAGGCGGGCACTGAGCCTGGAGAGCGAAAACTCTGTTCAACACCGGTGCAGCAAATGA
- a CDS encoding TonB-dependent receptor — protein sequence MGCNVTTAGASALAIALLTTTAQAQTQIQAEAPAAAKTEAGEAVTEVVVRGTRLSNQRAADAKRKAAQVSDVVAADDLNKLPDQNLAEAASRVAGVSTFQDEGAGLYIGVRGLSQEFVNVTLDGQEASVAPRPFDSNLRGANLEAIPSTFVKQVEVIKSATPDLDGDAIAGTVNLVTRSAFDARKPWLSVGVSGGRYEENVAPDDVKGSLKGKLSAGTTFGKGKYGLVFDANGRSVHRDNLKPGAWFGPVGDGRALPEEVGGYFYQRQEDSSGATAKVEFRPVQTLQGYVSLSYFDSDIVIDKNKHALYGAVSNLTTGAFTKATATGRTDKVRYGVDGSLTVAGGLDYALTTRDTLSLKGSSSSSTSYQDDPRVDLYYGGPLSGTYAYDGTSYTYQFDAASAPKFVNPANYVFNGYRRYKEELAKDVDTVRADWTRRAASGEGLGFKAGLKWRETRIDYTASNLRWRNPVASADFRPFIKGADYTFPGTPNGKVVYADIEALSAYAEGLGAASFSRREGYVNGMDYQVSEAVTAGYALADYTSARWRVIGGLRYEKTSTEALNRFNRAENAAFVTTKADYADVLPSVAATWFINDQWLLRLGASRTIGRPDIRDLARGETPPNDNGIYSRGNPDLKPRRSTNFDASLEYYFDGGRSLISAAVFHKDIQDEIFDLQTPYKYTDATNRVIDSYYVQPDNGGDAEISGVELSFVKDRLNFLPGALANLGFSANVTLNDGSLDLIGANRQVVRSVSPEGLSEQLANAALFYEGERLSGRIAWRYASAQTQQLSIDGSGDLKLDDYGQTDLSLGYRLNRHLDLSVEVWNLFEDEQSFTNTNAVKGVPNWYERQRYGRAVWFGVNYKF from the coding sequence ATGGGGTGCAATGTCACAACCGCCGGTGCGTCGGCGCTGGCTATCGCGCTTTTGACGACGACGGCGCAGGCGCAAACTCAGATTCAGGCCGAAGCGCCTGCGGCAGCCAAAACCGAAGCCGGCGAGGCGGTGACCGAGGTGGTGGTGCGCGGCACACGCCTGTCGAACCAGCGCGCCGCCGACGCCAAGCGCAAGGCGGCTCAGGTCAGCGATGTGGTGGCCGCCGACGACCTCAACAAGCTGCCGGATCAGAATCTGGCCGAGGCCGCCAGTCGCGTCGCCGGGGTCAGCACGTTTCAGGACGAGGGCGCGGGCCTCTATATCGGCGTGCGCGGCTTGAGCCAGGAGTTCGTCAATGTGACGCTGGACGGGCAGGAAGCCTCCGTCGCGCCGCGTCCCTTCGACAGCAATCTGCGCGGGGCCAATCTGGAGGCCATTCCCTCGACCTTCGTCAAGCAGGTCGAGGTCATCAAGTCGGCCACGCCGGATCTCGATGGTGATGCCATCGCCGGTACGGTCAATCTGGTGACGCGCAGCGCTTTCGACGCGCGCAAACCGTGGTTGTCGGTCGGCGTTTCCGGCGGCAGGTACGAAGAGAATGTCGCGCCCGACGATGTGAAAGGCTCGCTGAAGGGCAAGCTGTCGGCGGGGACCACCTTCGGCAAGGGCAAATACGGTCTGGTTTTCGACGCCAATGGCCGCTCGGTCCATCGCGATAATCTGAAGCCCGGCGCGTGGTTCGGCCCGGTCGGCGACGGCCGCGCCCTGCCCGAAGAGGTGGGCGGCTACTTCTATCAGCGTCAGGAAGACAGTTCCGGCGCGACGGCCAAGGTCGAGTTCCGCCCGGTGCAGACCCTGCAGGGCTACGTTTCGCTGAGCTATTTCGACTCCGATATCGTTATCGACAAGAACAAGCACGCCCTCTATGGCGCGGTGTCCAACCTGACGACCGGGGCCTTCACCAAGGCGACAGCCACGGGCCGCACGGACAAGGTGCGTTATGGCGTCGACGGGTCGCTGACCGTAGCGGGCGGCCTCGACTACGCCCTGACCACTCGCGACACGCTGAGCCTGAAAGGTTCGTCCTCGTCCAGCACCTCCTATCAGGACGATCCGCGCGTCGATCTCTACTACGGCGGTCCGCTCAGCGGCACCTATGCTTATGACGGCACGAGCTACACCTATCAGTTCGATGCCGCCAGCGCGCCGAAGTTCGTCAATCCCGCCAACTACGTTTTCAACGGCTACCGCCGCTACAAGGAAGAACTGGCCAAGGACGTAGACACGGTGCGCGCCGACTGGACGCGCCGTGCGGCTTCGGGCGAGGGTCTCGGCTTCAAGGCCGGTCTGAAGTGGCGCGAAACCCGCATCGACTACACGGCCAGCAATCTGCGCTGGCGCAATCCGGTGGCTTCGGCCGACTTCCGCCCGTTCATAAAGGGGGCCGACTATACCTTCCCAGGCACGCCGAACGGCAAGGTGGTCTATGCCGATATCGAGGCCCTGTCGGCCTACGCCGAAGGTCTGGGCGCGGCCAGCTTCAGCCGCCGCGAAGGCTATGTCAACGGTATGGACTATCAGGTCAGCGAGGCGGTGACGGCGGGCTACGCCCTGGCCGACTACACCTCGGCGCGTTGGCGCGTCATCGGCGGTCTGCGCTATGAAAAGACGTCGACCGAGGCACTCAACCGCTTCAATCGCGCGGAAAACGCGGCCTTCGTCACCACCAAGGCTGATTATGCCGACGTTCTGCCGTCGGTGGCGGCGACCTGGTTCATTAATGACCAGTGGCTGCTGCGTCTGGGGGCCAGCCGCACCATCGGCCGTCCGGATATCCGCGATCTGGCGCGCGGCGAAACCCCGCCCAACGACAACGGCATCTACAGCCGTGGCAATCCGGACCTCAAGCCGCGCCGTTCGACCAATTTCGACGCGTCGCTGGAATATTATTTCGACGGCGGCCGCAGCCTGATCTCGGCCGCGGTGTTCCACAAGGACATTCAGGACGAAATCTTCGACCTTCAGACGCCGTACAAATATACCGACGCCACCAACCGCGTCATCGACTCCTATTATGTGCAGCCGGACAACGGCGGCGACGCGGAAATCAGCGGCGTGGAACTAAGCTTCGTCAAGGATCGTCTGAATTTCCTGCCGGGGGCTCTGGCCAATCTGGGCTTCAGCGCCAATGTCACCCTCAATGACGGGTCGCTCGACCTGATCGGGGCGAACCGGCAGGTGGTGCGCAGCGTGTCGCCGGAAGGCCTGTCGGAACAACTGGCCAACGCGGCCCTGTTCTATGAAGGCGAACGCCTGTCGGGCCGTATCGCCTGGCGCTACGCCAGCGCCCAGACCCAGCAACTCAGCATCGACGGCTCAGGCGATCTGAAGCTCGACGACTATGGCCAGACGGACCTGTCGCTCGGCTACCGCCTGAACCGACATCTCGACCTGTCGGTGGAGGTGTGGAACCTGTTCGAGGACGAGCAGAGCTTCACCAACACCAATGCGGTGAAGGGCGTGCCCAACTGGTACGAGCGACAAAGATATGGCCGCGCCGTGTGGTTTGGCGTCAACTACAAGTTCTGA
- a CDS encoding ROK family protein — translation MDDSYTLSDSDRQVLDVIWRLGPIARVDITPLTRLSTMSVTRITRELTEQGLLTEDVRRAGGRGQPARPLMVRAEAAHAAGVYFSTGLVQVGLINLAGVLLGETQVRTDIESPADVARLALTHIERLCADHGVAPARLTGMGFALPGDFIRDRRSLNAHALFPGFRGEDIGAELQAHLPCPVFIENDAASAALGERLMGIGQTIDDFFFAHIGHGIGGGLILGGRLYRGANGNAGLIGVQFANDRSRPSGQDLLESLRSGGVPVKDFSDLDDLRPQTCAPLRTWINRAATQLREGLWITARMLDPRAVIIGGRLPHHILQEIVVRIDDDQFCNEGVMLPRPRVIASSLGSQAGLIGAAALPFYSRFFGDS, via the coding sequence ATGGACGATTCCTACACTCTGAGCGACAGCGACCGTCAGGTGCTCGACGTCATCTGGCGGCTGGGCCCCATCGCGCGTGTGGACATCACCCCGCTCACCCGGCTGTCAACCATGTCGGTCACCCGCATCACCCGTGAACTGACCGAACAGGGCCTGCTGACCGAGGACGTGCGCCGCGCCGGCGGGCGCGGGCAGCCCGCACGGCCGCTGATGGTGCGGGCCGAAGCCGCCCACGCCGCCGGCGTCTACTTCTCGACGGGGCTGGTGCAGGTCGGGCTGATCAATCTGGCCGGGGTTCTGCTGGGTGAAACCCAGGTGCGCACGGACATCGAGTCGCCGGCGGATGTCGCGCGGCTGGCGCTCACCCATATCGAGCGTCTGTGCGCCGACCATGGCGTCGCACCGGCGCGGCTGACCGGGATGGGCTTCGCCCTGCCCGGCGACTTCATCCGCGACCGCCGCAGCCTCAACGCCCATGCGCTGTTTCCGGGGTTTCGCGGCGAGGATATCGGGGCCGAACTTCAGGCGCACCTGCCCTGTCCGGTCTTTATCGAGAACGACGCGGCCAGCGCGGCGCTGGGCGAACGGCTGATGGGCATAGGCCAGACCATAGACGATTTCTTCTTCGCCCATATCGGTCACGGCATCGGCGGCGGCCTGATCCTCGGCGGCCGACTCTATCGCGGCGCGAACGGCAATGCCGGGCTGATCGGGGTGCAGTTCGCCAATGACCGGTCGCGCCCGTCGGGTCAGGACCTGCTGGAAAGCCTGCGGTCCGGGGGTGTACCGGTAAAGGACTTCTCCGACCTCGACGACCTGCGCCCGCAAACCTGCGCACCGCTGCGGACGTGGATCAACCGGGCCGCAACACAGTTGCGCGAAGGCCTGTGGATCACCGCCCGTATGCTCGACCCGCGCGCCGTAATCATCGGCGGTCGCCTGCCCCACCACATACTGCAGGAGATCGTGGTGCGCATCGACGACGATCAGTTCTGCAACGAAGGCGTCATGCTGCCCCGCCCGCGCGTCATCGCCTCGTCCCTGGGATCGCAAGCGGGCCTGATCGGCGCCGCGGCCCTGCCCTTTTATTCGCGCTTTTTCGGCGATTCCTGA
- a CDS encoding Ca2+-dependent phosphoinositide-specific phospholipase C — MDRRYAWLVGMGLWAGTAMAESAGVRLNEVQFIGTHNSYHVAPDAALFRRMYETNYVESADWPAKRLVPALDYSHPPLEVQLDTGLRVFELDLHDDPEGGRFADPGFLKALSPEVTAKLAPVDPAGELRKPGMKVFHAADTDVRSRCLRFTRCLEIIRDWSAAHPEHLPVFVQIETKEGSKPPVADAYVPAPPAPFGPEAWGRLHTEIEAVFPPAQIVRPAEVQGGHASVNAAVRAGGWPALKSLRGRVIFLLLDDPGKQDAYAAFTAKDVAPLLFVSRTPDDPRTAWLIRPKPKARQIEALVKQGFLVYTRADAGGEDTDLNKEARRREAFTSGSQLISTDYPRPDPRSGPHEVRFPSGFARCNPVLKSPCDAKDVQESPKKRE; from the coding sequence ATGGATCGGCGATATGCATGGCTAGTTGGTATGGGGCTATGGGCCGGGACGGCGATGGCCGAGTCCGCCGGCGTGCGCCTGAACGAGGTGCAGTTTATCGGCACGCATAACTCCTACCACGTCGCGCCCGACGCCGCCCTGTTCCGGCGCATGTACGAGACGAACTATGTCGAAAGCGCCGATTGGCCGGCAAAGCGCCTGGTTCCGGCGCTCGACTACAGCCATCCGCCGCTGGAAGTTCAACTTGACACGGGGTTGAGGGTGTTTGAACTGGATCTGCATGATGACCCCGAAGGCGGGCGCTTTGCCGATCCAGGATTCCTCAAGGCCTTATCACCCGAAGTAACGGCGAAACTGGCCCCGGTCGATCCGGCAGGCGAACTGCGCAAACCGGGCATGAAGGTGTTCCACGCCGCCGATACCGATGTGCGCAGCCGTTGCCTGCGCTTCACGCGCTGTCTGGAAATCATCCGCGACTGGTCGGCGGCGCATCCGGAGCACCTGCCGGTGTTTGTGCAGATCGAGACCAAGGAAGGGTCCAAGCCGCCGGTGGCCGACGCCTACGTCCCGGCGCCGCCGGCGCCCTTTGGTCCGGAAGCCTGGGGGCGATTGCATACGGAGATCGAAGCGGTGTTTCCACCTGCGCAAATCGTGCGTCCGGCCGAGGTGCAGGGCGGTCACGCCAGCGTCAATGCCGCCGTCCGTGCAGGCGGTTGGCCGGCGTTGAAATCCTTACGCGGGCGGGTGATTTTTCTGTTGCTTGACGATCCCGGCAAGCAGGACGCCTATGCCGCCTTCACGGCCAAAGACGTCGCGCCTTTGCTCTTCGTGTCGCGCACGCCCGATGACCCGCGGACGGCCTGGCTGATCCGGCCCAAACCCAAGGCGCGGCAGATTGAAGCCCTCGTGAAGCAAGGGTTCTTGGTCTACACGCGCGCCGACGCCGGGGGCGAGGACACCGATCTGAACAAGGAAGCGCGCCGCCGCGAAGCCTTCACCAGCGGGTCGCAACTCATTTCGACCGACTATCCGCGACCCGATCCGCGTTCAGGGCCCCATGAGGTCCGTTTCCCGTCGGGTTTCGCCCGGTGCAATCCGGTGCTCAAAAGCCCGTGTGACGCCAAAGACGTTCAGGAATCGCCGAAAAAGCGCGAATAA